DNA sequence from the Thermodesulfitimonas autotrophica genome:
ACGGAGACCCAGGTGGTCTGGGAACCGGCCGGAGGCAGCGCTATGCGTAACGCCTTGAAGATGGTAGCGAACTGCGGCCTTGTCTCTGGCGTTGCCCCGTAAAGCAAATCAATAACCGTCGCGGGGTTGGTAGGATCCGCCTGCGCGAACTCGATCTCTCCTATGGCCTGGTACCCACCCGGTGCGGTTGGCGGCTGGTAGACCACAAAGGCGATGGAGGAGTTGGCGTTGACCTGCCGGAGGTTAAGCCCCGGCGTTTCCAAAGCCGGCCGCGCCTTAAAGGGCGGCTGCGACTTGGTGTAGGCCCAGCCTGCCGGGATCAGGTCCGCGGGTGGGTAGGGTAAAAGGTTGGCGAAGACCAGGTCGCTTGGCTGGCTCCCGTACTTGAGGACGAAGGGCGGGCCGAAGGGGCTGCCGTCTTTGTAAATTTGGACGGCCACCGGCCAGGCGCCGTTGTCATCGTCGGTAAGGAGCGAGGTCGTGAAGTCGTGGCCCCCGCTTACCGTATTGTAGGTACCGGCAAGACGCCAACCGTTCGTTACACAGCCGTAGATCACATCCGTGACCGTGAAACCGCTACCCGGCACTATCCGGCCGAAGGCGAGGTCGTAGTTGGCAGGGGTAGGAAGCCCGTAAACCGTGAAGGAGATGGTATCGGGCGTTGTTGAGCGGTAATAGTAGACGTGGTCGGCATCGGTGTCGCCGATCTCAAACTTGAGCACGCTGATGACGCAGCTCGTCTCGGCGTAGTTGCCCGCGGCGTCGTACACCCGGGCCGTGACGGTGTAGGTGCCTGGCGCCACGTTGGTGGTGTCAATGGTCCAGGCCTTCCAACTGCCGGGTGGGGTGGCCGCGTCGCCGCCGGACGGCCCGTCGGTGACCGTGGCCCCGGCGGGGTAGGAGGTGAGGTAAAAGCCAGTATTCAGAACCGGGCTCAAGGAGTCAACCGCGTAGACGGCGAGCAGGATCGTTCCAGGCGTGATTCCCTTCACCACGACCGAGGGCGTGCAGACGAGGTAGTTGCTGGGCAGGGTCGGCGGTACGGTGTCGTAGACGAAAACCTTCGTGGTGACGTCGCTCCGGACACCGGTCACGCTGTTGTAGGCTTGGAGCTGCACGCTGTAGACCCAGTTGCCGATGGTGATTCCCGTGAAGTCGAGGTCCCATCCGTAAACACTGTTGCCGAGGTTGGTAACAGGATAGTCTTGTAGAACCCCCGGTGGCGAAATCGGCCCCGTACCGTCGGCGTTGTAAACCCCACCGTAGACAGTGTCCACGGTGACACCGCCCGAGTCGTAGGTGCCGGTCAGCGCCACGGTGTTCAGGTAGGTGACGTTGCCCACGGTGGTCCCGGTCGTAATCGTCCAGGAGGCCAGCGCCGCGCCGGTGGTGGCCAGCGACAGGAAGCAGAGGAGAAAGGTCAGCAGCGCCCGGAGGCCGGCGCTTTTCCCAAAAGCTTTTGTTTTGATCTCTCATCCCTCCTTTCCGTAAATTACGCGTAAGGATGACTCTGCCGTCGGTAAGGTTTCTGCAGTTGAATCCTCTCCAGGGAACCACCTCCCTTCGCACGCAGTCAGAATTTTGCTAAACTTTATTCGATCCTGCGCCCCAAATTCCTGCATAAAGCGGCAAGAAATTCCTTTACTTTTTTACCGCCAAGAGGATAAAGCTCGGGTAGATCCAGAAAAGCTGCTCCACCTGCTTCTGGATTTCCTTCCAGATGGCGAGGACTCCTTCGGTGACCCCGAGCGTAGTCGCGAACTCTTTCCATATTGGGGGGCAGAAGTCGTGCCACATGATGATGCCGCCCGAGCGCGCCAGTTGGAAGGCCTTCAAGGTGTCGTTGATGACTACATCTTTTGTGTGGCCGCCATCAATCAGGGCGGAGTCGAAGAAACCGGGAGGATAGTTGGAAATCTCCCATTTCCTGCTGTCGCAGTAGATCTGGCAGACCCGGTGGCCTAGTTCCTTCTGTAGGTAAACCCTGCCGATGAAGCCAATGGTGTCGGTCCTGTAAGAACCCTGTTCGGGAAGGCCCAGTTTTCTCGCCCAAGCGCGGATGGCGGGCAGTTCGGCCTCCTCGCAGCCGTAAGCCGCTTCGCCAGAAGGTTTATCCTCGCCAAACGGGAGGTTGATCGTCCACACCGTTGCGTCGCACTCTTCGAGGCAGTAGACCGTGCCGGTTCCCTGCCAGGTGCCGAACTCCAGGTGCCGCCGGGGGCGGAAATTGCGGTAAATGTACCGGAAGGTGGGGGCATCGTCACTCTCCATCTTCCACTCCGCCAGGGGCTTGATGAATGAGCTTACCGGGTAGCTTATCGGCCTTTCAAACCCTAACTTTTCGTGGAGGTTCTTCACGGAGACCACGGGGATACCAACAGCCCCCATTTCTTTGTGCTCTATGGTGACGCAGGGAGGCGGAGTGAAGTTTGCTAGGACCGAGGCGATTTCTTCATCGCCTGCAGGATTTCTTTTTAGATAGTTAGAGTAAAGTTTTTTCGCTCCTTCCACCTCGTTGAGGCTGATCAGGATCTTGATGTAGTTCGCCAGCGCGTCAGCATTGTCGGGATCCAGCTCGAGGGCTTTGAGGAAGTGGTTTACGGCGTTTTCGAATTCTCCTTTCTGCCAGTAGCAGACGCCCAGGTTGTTATACGCGGGGGCCAGGTTCGGGGCGATCGCAATCGCCCGGGTAAAAGCCTTTAAAGCCCCCTCTACATCGCCTTGGAGAAAAAGGCGCTCTCCTTCACGGTTTTCCTGCACAGCACGAGAATCGTTTCTGGTTACCTGGTCCCCAGGAAAGGCTGGCTGCCGCTTGAGGTCTGCGCCC
Encoded proteins:
- a CDS encoding class I SAM-dependent methyltransferase, yielding MKKLPEVCKALELKLPVTSRELFAEFNLLSGHPWEETAGSEVTTYYPCLYGIAQTERPRRILEIGTAFGMSAATLLKASPEIELFVSLDLGIYADQLGFSTNNIDFAREKIHDWCRRKGIPVERVRFFRANTQPLGKGDNENMGADIPRWHQIPELVNLLKEHEFDLIFVDGKHTEDGLFNDLTTFWPFLKPGGLIVCDDLHDEATYQGIFPWAGDTLRSFERFLRDHEPEIEEFFIWDFPQVPPEGLLGRRPFGLIRKKRLLTQSPETPNSEGLAPPDRTKPDSTQEKRLASSGPDPTNKPVFATGADLKRQPAFPGDQVTRNDSRAVQENREGERLFLQGDVEGALKAFTRAIAIAPNLAPAYNNLGVCYWQKGEFENAVNHFLKALELDPDNADALANYIKILISLNEVEGAKKLYSNYLKRNPAGDEEIASVLANFTPPPCVTIEHKEMGAVGIPVVSVKNLHEKLGFERPISYPVSSFIKPLAEWKMESDDAPTFRYIYRNFRPRRHLEFGTWQGTGTVYCLEECDATVWTINLPFGEDKPSGEAAYGCEEAELPAIRAWARKLGLPEQGSYRTDTIGFIGRVYLQKELGHRVCQIYCDSRKWEISNYPPGFFDSALIDGGHTKDVVINDTLKAFQLARSGGIIMWHDFCPPIWKEFATTLGVTEGVLAIWKEIQKQVEQLFWIYPSFILLAVKK